The following proteins are co-located in the Flavobacterium sp. CECT 9288 genome:
- a CDS encoding DUF6814 family protein: protein MNSIKKLLGIVWILLALAAAFYSVEMFGPKLTSGKQDDLVFGIIMFFILLPLIVTGLVTFGYFAFSGDYNEMDE, encoded by the coding sequence ATGAATTCAATTAAAAAACTTTTAGGAATAGTATGGATACTACTAGCCTTGGCAGCAGCCTTTTATAGCGTTGAAATGTTTGGACCTAAACTTACATCAGGCAAGCAAGACGACTTAGTATTTGGAATTATTATGTTCTTTATTTTACTACCCCTTATTGTAACTGGATTGGTCACTTTTGGCTATTTTGCATTTTCGGGTGATTATAATGAAATGGATGAATAG